A genomic window from Flavobacterium azooxidireducens includes:
- a CDS encoding CotH kinase family protein — translation MKKITFLTFLLLTFFQLSAQNVVINEIITSNSTVITDDDGSYEDWVELYNTGTEAINLEGYGLTDLSTNPYQWVFPAYWIEPGEHLLVWCSDKNRTDINFPLHTNFKISSGGEVITLTKPNGDVEDSYPAVLVPQNFTYGRQTDGSAIFVYFPVPTPGETNNTSTGYTDVLDPPSFSANGGFYTTSFGLTISHPDPEVTIVYTTDGSDPNIDNLAGTTYQYKNEYPYEVGQLPSETFLTKSFQSMQYSAPLTIVDRTSEPNDISTISSTYDADPSYYIPDFNIFKGTVVRARAYKAGALTSDIVTESYFVSPEGTDRFSIPVISLSVDENKFFDYNDGIYVAGEDFDNWRLENPNTPTLFNGEGNYDRSGDTTEQIGHFNYFVNGGEVLSQRVGIRINGGGTRTYQNKSLRLYARSELGASTFDYPIFPNEDFDSYKRLVLRNSGNDFFNTYYKDAFTHELIEKTGLDNQAYQPSVVFLNGEYWGMLNIRERLDRHYFERKYGIVEADIEILADGYVIDEGSDAHFQAMYSYFQNNSLVDDANLSYINTQMDVDNFRDYFITNIFIQNTDWPGWNTLFWRKKTAAFEPDAPYGNDGRWRTAIKDTDAGFSLMLDINDHNTLEFATALGGPIWPNPEWSTLILRRLLENEAFELSFINRFADMMNTFFLPERVVDLSNQFAAVIEPEIAEQYNRWAAPYSFAWWLESQNVVETFAIERPDYQREHIRAKFGISNDINATLDVNDDTNGYVKINTINITSDTPGVSANPYPWTGIYFHNIPVTLTAIPLEGFTFSHWSGDVDSTDAEITYTPTGNFSVTANFIPAEVPATEEPIYFWMMDGSVTNDTPLTALNSSFEVGTEGVLNYQSCLVGYPFDNTHPNWRKASMERRNSPTDINYMPEANNNLPFATSNMRGLQIKQPFQNEGFENAMIFSFSTLGYEDIVFGFAAKDENAADGIVMDYSVDGSTFTNAGLANSNMPLTATYQLFETDFSAIATANNNANFKVRVRFSGDNLTADNGDRVTFNNFSAKGVEMPLSIPENTSLIFKVYPNPASEVLNINHSYSDVTFNLFTIDGKIIKAGNLENQQINISDLQSGIYLLQLSSDGKSETKKIVKK, via the coding sequence ATGAAAAAAATTACTTTTCTAACATTTTTACTTTTAACTTTTTTTCAGTTAAGTGCTCAAAATGTTGTGATTAACGAAATTATTACATCAAACTCAACAGTAATAACTGATGATGACGGGAGTTATGAAGATTGGGTGGAATTATACAACACCGGAACAGAAGCCATTAATTTAGAAGGCTACGGGTTAACAGATTTATCTACAAATCCATATCAATGGGTTTTTCCAGCGTATTGGATCGAACCGGGCGAACATTTACTTGTTTGGTGTTCAGATAAAAATAGAACTGATATTAATTTTCCATTACATACTAATTTTAAAATTAGTTCGGGTGGCGAGGTAATTACGCTAACAAAACCAAACGGTGATGTTGAAGATAGTTATCCGGCTGTTTTGGTGCCACAAAATTTCACTTACGGAAGGCAAACAGATGGTTCTGCTATTTTTGTATATTTTCCTGTGCCAACTCCCGGTGAAACCAACAATACATCAACTGGTTATACAGATGTTTTAGATCCGCCAAGTTTTTCTGCAAATGGAGGTTTTTATACAACAAGTTTTGGATTAACAATTAGTCATCCTGATCCTGAAGTAACGATTGTTTATACCACAGATGGTTCTGATCCCAACATTGATAATTTGGCAGGAACCACTTATCAATACAAAAATGAATATCCTTATGAAGTGGGGCAATTGCCATCGGAAACATTTTTGACGAAAAGTTTTCAATCGATGCAATATTCTGCTCCGCTAACCATTGTGGATAGAACAAGCGAACCGAATGATATTTCAACGATTTCATCTACCTATGATGCTGATCCATCTTATTATATTCCTGATTTTAATATTTTCAAAGGAACAGTTGTTCGTGCCAGAGCTTATAAAGCGGGAGCATTAACGAGTGATATTGTTACCGAAAGTTATTTTGTTTCTCCTGAAGGAACAGACCGTTTCTCGATTCCGGTTATCTCATTAAGTGTGGATGAAAATAAATTTTTTGATTATAATGATGGAATTTACGTTGCTGGTGAAGATTTTGATAATTGGCGTTTAGAAAATCCTAATACACCAACTTTATTTAATGGAGAAGGAAATTATGATCGTTCCGGTGATACAACCGAACAAATTGGTCATTTCAATTATTTTGTTAATGGAGGAGAAGTGTTAAGTCAACGGGTTGGAATTCGTATTAACGGAGGAGGAACCAGAACTTATCAAAACAAATCGTTACGATTATATGCACGATCAGAGTTAGGAGCAAGCACTTTTGATTATCCAATTTTTCCAAATGAGGATTTTGATAGTTACAAAAGATTGGTTTTGAGAAATTCAGGAAATGACTTTTTTAACACTTATTATAAAGATGCATTTACACACGAATTAATTGAAAAAACAGGTTTGGATAATCAAGCGTATCAACCTTCTGTTGTTTTTTTAAACGGAGAATATTGGGGAATGCTAAATATCAGAGAACGTTTAGACAGACATTATTTTGAGAGAAAATATGGAATTGTTGAAGCTGATATTGAAATTTTAGCCGATGGTTATGTAATTGATGAGGGTAGCGATGCTCATTTTCAAGCTATGTATTCGTATTTTCAAAATAATTCTTTAGTTGATGATGCTAATTTATCTTATATCAATACCCAAATGGATGTTGATAATTTTAGAGATTATTTTATTACTAATATCTTTATTCAAAACACCGATTGGCCGGGTTGGAATACGTTGTTTTGGAGAAAGAAAACAGCCGCTTTTGAACCTGATGCTCCTTATGGAAACGATGGTAGATGGAGAACAGCCATCAAAGATACTGATGCAGGTTTTAGTCTGATGTTGGATATAAACGACCACAACACTTTAGAATTTGCAACTGCGTTAGGAGGTCCAATTTGGCCAAATCCGGAATGGTCAACGTTAATTTTACGACGATTATTAGAAAACGAAGCGTTTGAATTAAGTTTTATCAATCGTTTTGCTGATATGATGAACACGTTCTTTTTACCGGAAAGAGTGGTTGATTTATCCAATCAATTTGCAGCGGTAATTGAACCTGAAATTGCGGAACAGTACAATCGTTGGGCTGCTCCATACAGTTTTGCTTGGTGGTTAGAAAGTCAAAATGTGGTGGAAACATTTGCCATAGAAAGACCGGATTACCAAAGAGAACACATTCGTGCGAAGTTTGGAATTTCAAACGATATTAATGCAACTTTAGATGTAAATGATGATACAAATGGGTATGTGAAAATCAATACTATTAATATTACATCAGATACTCCGGGCGTTTCAGCAAATCCTTATCCTTGGACAGGAATTTACTTTCACAACATTCCTGTAACGTTAACTGCCATTCCGTTAGAAGGTTTTACTTTCAGTCATTGGAGTGGCGATGTGGATAGTACTGATGCTGAAATTACCTATACTCCAACCGGAAATTTCTCAGTTACTGCGAATTTTATTCCTGCTGAAGTTCCTGCAACCGAAGAACCAATTTATTTTTGGATGATGGATGGAAGTGTAACAAACGACACACCACTAACCGCTTTAAATTCATCTTTTGAAGTAGGAACAGAAGGTGTTTTAAACTATCAATCTTGTTTGGTAGGTTATCCATTTGATAATACACATCCAAATTGGAGAAAAGCTTCGATGGAAAGAAGAAATAGCCCAACCGACATTAATTATATGCCGGAAGCTAATAATAATTTACCGTTTGCTACTTCTAATATGAGAGGTTTACAAATCAAACAACCTTTCCAAAATGAAGGTTTTGAAAATGCAATGATTTTCAGTTTTTCAACTTTAGGTTATGAAGATATTGTGTTTGGTTTTGCTGCCAAAGATGAAAATGCTGCCGATGGAATTGTGATGGATTATTCAGTAGATGGTTCAACTTTCACCAATGCCGGATTAGCCAATTCAAACATGCCATTAACAGCAACTTATCAATTATTTGAAACTGATTTTTCGGCTATCGCTACAGCGAACAATAACGCTAACTTTAAAGTAAGAGTTCGTTTTTCGGGAGATAATTTAACTGCCGATAATGGCGATAGAGTAACCTTTAATAACTTCAGTGCCAAAGGTGTTGAAATGCCTTTGAGTATTCCTGAAAATACAAGTTTAATTTTCAAAGTTTATCCAAACCCTGCGTCTGAAGTTTTGAATATCAATCATTCTTACAGCGATGTTACATTTAATTTATTTACCATCGATGGAAAAATAATTAAAGCCGGAAACTTAGAAAATCAACAAATCAACATTAGCGATTTACAAAGCGGAATTTATTTGTTACAATTAAGTTCTGATGGAAAATCGGAAACCAAAAAGATTGTAAAAAAATAA
- a CDS encoding putative Ig domain-containing protein, whose amino-acid sequence MKNFMRLFVASILIAFYQPTAAQSLVVNEVLASNSAVNIDEDDSYQDWVELFNNTPNPINLAGYGLSDNPNILFKWVFPSVTINPGSYLIIWCSNKNRTIPGQPLHTNFAISADGETISLTNPDGIVIDFAPPTPMLANISFGRSPNGTGSFVFFQTPTPAAENIGAGYTGTLNPPQFSQNSGFFTTGFDLTISSEDEDVTILYTIDGSEPDENNLAGTTYSYKNQYPRLPGQEFGPFLSNTFETLTYTEPISIIDRSPLPNKISMISSTYDFVAPYLPDVPIFKSTVVRAKVIKPGAMASDVVTRNYFITPQGNNQFSLPVVSLSIDEDKLFEYNDGIYVAGKDFDTWRTNNPNQVPDWEIGNFARKGVTSEREANFSYFVDGNEVINQNIGIRIRGNYSRVYPSKSFNFYAKSEYGDNDMDYAFFSDRTDESYTRLSLKNSSGDFYHTNFRDPLNHELIKGLRVQTEAYQPTITFINGEFYGILSFREKYDDKFFKRVYNIDEDEIDVLENNAIEEEGDNVHYLQMINYVQNNSLANEENYDYIQTQMDTDNFQDYFISNIFFQNVDWPGNNIVYWRKRTAQFEPTAPYGSDGRWRWAIHDMDSTFGLSGGSIAINSLANATAVGGTSWPNPDWSTLLLRKLLENDEFKYEFITRFADVMNTYFHTDRILTRIEEMKTVIAPEMPRQYVRWKAPSSDYSWNYFLNKLILFSNERPEIQRGHIRDKFEIANDIDVTVDVSNDEHGFIKVNTIEIVPTIPGITANPYPWTGIYYSNIPVKLKAIAKTGYVFSHWEGASTSTEEEIIIDSADSFSVTAVFIPEGFSIEESEPIYFWMMNSALPNDAPIVSINSTFEVLTEGVLDFQSCLEGYPFTNAHPNWRKASMERRNSPTAINYIPEANNNLAFGASNMRGLQIKQPFQFEGLENAMLFNFSTEGYKDIIFSFAAKDENAADAIVVDYSISEGDPVWITTDLTETSLPLSSDFELFEVDFSAVSGSVNNPNFKVRLRFTGQNMTIDNGDRVTFNNFSVKGVQLPLQYPTPNVFTVGVEISPLIPTVTAVADSYSIEPTLPNGLSFDETTGIISGTPIELSSAINYTVTATNSGGSTSFVLSIEVIDVAPSSLTYSTPNVYIINEAISNLVPTISGGAVLNYSIEPSLQNGLSFDESIGIISGTPTELSAVTDYTVTATNSGGSTSFVLSIEVIDVAPSSLTYSTPNVYTINEAISNLVPTISGGAVLNYSIEPSLPNGLSFDESTGIISGTPTELSSATNYTVTAINSGGSTSFVLSIEVIDVAPSSLAYSTPNVYTINETITNLVPTISGGAVLDYSIEPTLPNGLSFDESTGIISGTPTELSSATNYTVTAINSGGSTSFVLSIEVIDVAPSSLAYSTPNVYTINETITNLVPTISGGAVLDYSIEPTLPNGLSFDETTGIISGTPTELSSATDYTVTATNSGGSTSFVLSIEVIDVAPSSLTYSTPNVYTINETITNLVPTISGGAVLDYSIEPTLPNGLSFDETTGIISGTPTELSSATDYTVTATNSGGSTSFILSIEVIDVAPSSLTYSTPNVYTINEAISNLVPTISGGAVLNYSIEPSLPNGLSFDESTGIISGTPTELSSATNYTVTATNSGGSTNFMLSIEVIEPLSIDDALKSGFVLYPNPFESSINVIHSFGRVNYTLYSLDGKLIRNGILDSSELVMPELPNGTYLLQLETEGKIQNFKIIKK is encoded by the coding sequence ATGAAAAATTTTATGCGACTTTTTGTTGCCTCAATTCTTATTGCTTTTTATCAACCAACAGCTGCTCAAAGTTTAGTAGTTAATGAAGTCTTAGCTAGTAATTCTGCTGTAAACATAGATGAAGACGATAGTTATCAAGATTGGGTAGAATTGTTTAATAACACACCAAACCCGATTAATTTAGCCGGTTATGGCTTGAGCGATAACCCAAATATATTGTTTAAATGGGTTTTTCCTTCTGTAACTATAAATCCGGGTAGTTATTTGATAATCTGGTGTTCTAATAAAAACAGAACCATTCCCGGACAACCTTTGCATACTAATTTTGCTATAAGTGCAGATGGCGAAACAATTTCATTAACCAATCCAGACGGAATTGTAATTGATTTTGCTCCTCCAACTCCCATGTTAGCTAATATTTCTTTTGGTCGTTCTCCAAATGGAACTGGAAGTTTTGTGTTTTTTCAAACTCCAACTCCAGCAGCAGAAAATATAGGAGCTGGCTATACAGGAACACTAAATCCTCCTCAATTTTCTCAAAATTCAGGTTTTTTTACAACCGGATTCGATTTAACCATTTCGTCTGAAGATGAAGATGTAACTATTTTATATACCATTGATGGTTCTGAACCGGATGAAAATAATTTGGCAGGTACAACTTACAGCTATAAAAATCAGTACCCACGATTACCTGGTCAAGAATTTGGTCCATTTTTAAGTAATACGTTTGAAACCTTAACTTATACAGAACCAATCAGTATCATAGATCGTTCTCCTTTACCAAATAAGATTTCAATGATTTCTTCCACGTATGATTTTGTGGCTCCTTATCTTCCGGATGTGCCAATTTTTAAAAGCACCGTTGTGCGTGCAAAGGTGATTAAGCCCGGAGCAATGGCAAGTGATGTTGTAACCAGAAATTATTTTATTACGCCTCAAGGTAACAATCAATTTTCGTTGCCTGTTGTTTCGTTGAGTATTGATGAAGATAAATTGTTTGAATACAACGATGGAATTTATGTAGCCGGAAAAGATTTTGATACGTGGCGAACCAATAATCCAAATCAAGTTCCCGATTGGGAAATTGGAAATTTTGCCAGAAAAGGAGTTACATCAGAAAGAGAAGCAAATTTTAGCTATTTTGTTGATGGTAATGAAGTAATTAATCAGAATATTGGCATTCGAATTCGCGGAAATTATTCGAGAGTTTACCCAAGCAAATCGTTTAACTTTTATGCCAAATCGGAATATGGGGATAATGATATGGATTATGCCTTTTTTTCAGACAGAACGGATGAAAGTTATACAAGACTTTCTTTAAAAAATTCAAGTGGCGATTTTTATCATACCAATTTTAGAGACCCGTTAAATCACGAATTAATTAAAGGTTTACGAGTTCAAACAGAAGCTTATCAACCGACTATTACATTTATAAACGGAGAGTTTTATGGTATTTTAAGTTTCCGTGAAAAATATGATGACAAGTTTTTTAAACGAGTGTATAATATTGATGAAGACGAAATTGATGTTTTAGAAAATAATGCCATTGAAGAAGAAGGTGATAACGTACATTATCTTCAAATGATTAATTATGTTCAAAACAATTCATTAGCAAACGAAGAAAATTATGATTACATCCAAACACAAATGGACACCGATAATTTTCAAGATTATTTTATATCCAATATTTTCTTTCAAAATGTAGATTGGCCGGGAAATAACATTGTTTATTGGCGAAAAAGAACAGCACAATTTGAACCAACTGCACCGTATGGTTCCGATGGAAGATGGCGTTGGGCTATTCACGATATGGATTCAACTTTCGGATTAAGTGGTGGAAGTATTGCTATCAATTCGCTTGCAAACGCAACTGCAGTAGGTGGTACAAGCTGGCCAAATCCAGATTGGTCAACGTTGTTACTCAGAAAACTATTAGAAAATGATGAGTTTAAATATGAGTTTATCACTCGTTTTGCCGATGTAATGAACACCTATTTTCATACTGATAGAATTCTCACCAGAATTGAAGAAATGAAAACGGTTATCGCACCGGAAATGCCACGACAATATGTTCGATGGAAAGCACCATCAAGTGATTACAGTTGGAATTATTTTTTGAATAAATTAATTCTTTTTTCAAACGAAAGACCAGAAATTCAACGTGGACACATTCGCGATAAATTTGAAATCGCAAATGATATTGATGTTACTGTTGATGTTTCCAATGATGAGCATGGTTTTATTAAGGTGAATACGATTGAAATTGTGCCAACAATTCCCGGAATTACTGCTAATCCATATCCTTGGACAGGAATTTATTATTCTAATATTCCCGTAAAATTAAAAGCAATTGCTAAAACGGGGTATGTTTTTAGTCATTGGGAAGGAGCTTCAACCAGTACAGAAGAGGAAATTATAATTGATTCAGCCGACAGTTTTTCAGTAACTGCCGTATTTATTCCGGAAGGATTCTCGATTGAAGAAAGTGAGCCAATTTATTTTTGGATGATGAATTCAGCCTTGCCAAATGATGCTCCAATTGTTTCGATTAATTCAACTTTTGAAGTTTTAACTGAAGGTGTTTTAGATTTTCAATCGTGTTTGGAAGGCTATCCGTTTACCAATGCTCATCCCAATTGGAGAAAAGCATCGATGGAACGACGAAATAGTCCGACAGCGATAAATTATATTCCGGAAGCCAATAATAATTTAGCTTTTGGAGCTTCAAATATGCGTGGGTTACAAATCAAGCAACCTTTTCAATTTGAAGGTTTAGAAAATGCAATGCTGTTTAATTTTTCTACAGAAGGATATAAAGATATTATTTTTAGTTTTGCTGCCAAAGATGAAAATGCAGCAGATGCAATTGTTGTTGATTATTCAATTTCAGAAGGCGATCCTGTTTGGATAACCACCGATTTAACCGAAACCTCTTTGCCTCTTTCATCCGATTTTGAATTATTTGAAGTTGATTTTTCAGCTGTTTCAGGCTCGGTAAACAATCCTAATTTTAAAGTCAGATTGCGATTTACCGGTCAAAATATGACAATTGACAATGGTGACCGAGTTACTTTTAATAATTTTTCTGTGAAAGGAGTCCAGTTGCCGTTGCAATATCCTACACCAAATGTTTTTACGGTTGGTGTAGAAATTTCGCCATTGATTCCGACGGTTACAGCAGTAGCTGATAGTTATTCCATCGAACCAACTTTACCAAACGGATTAAGTTTTGATGAAACAACCGGAATTATTTCTGGGACTCCGATCGAACTTTCATCTGCAATCAATTATACAGTTACCGCAACCAATTCAGGCGGAAGCACAAGTTTTGTATTGTCGATTGAAGTGATTGATGTTGCACCATCTTCATTAACCTATTCTACACCAAATGTTTATATAATTAATGAAGCGATTTCAAATTTAGTTCCAACGATTTCAGGTGGAGCGGTTTTGAATTATTCCATTGAACCAAGTTTACAAAACGGATTAAGTTTTGATGAATCAATCGGAATTATTTCTGGAACTCCGACCGAACTTTCAGCAGTGACTGATTATACAGTAACCGCAACCAATTCTGGCGGAAGTACGAGTTTTGTTTTGTCGATTGAAGTGATTGATGTCGCACCATCTTCATTAACCTATTCTACACCAAATGTTTATACAATTAATGAAGCGATTTCAAATTTAGTTCCAACGATTTCAGGCGGAGCAGTTTTAAATTATTCCATCGAACCAAGTTTACCAAACGGATTAAGTTTTGATGAATCAACCGGAATAATTTCAGGAACACCAACTGAACTTTCATCCGCAACCAATTACACCGTAACTGCAATCAATTCTGGCGGAAGCACAAGTTTTGTTTTATCGATTGAAGTGATTGATGTAGCACCTTCTTCATTAGCGTATTCCACACCAAATGTTTATACGATAAATGAAACAATTACGAATTTAGTTCCAACAATTTCCGGTGGAGCAGTTTTGGACTATTCCATCGAACCAACTTTACCAAACGGATTAAGTTTTGATGAATCAACCGGAATAATTTCAGGAACACCAACTGAACTTTCATCCGCAACCAATTACACCGTAACTGCAATCAATTCTGGCGGAAGCACAAGTTTTGTTTTATCGATTGAAGTGATTGATGTAGCACCTTCTTCATTAGCGTATTCCACACCAAATGTTTATACGATAAATGAAACAATTACGAATTTAGTTCCAACAATTTCCGGTGGAGCAGTTTTGGACTATTCCATCGAACCAACTTTACCAAACGGATTAAGTTTTGATGAAACAACTGGAATTATTTCCGGAACACCGACCGAACTTTCATCCGCAACAGATTATACAGTTACCGCAACAAATTCTGGCGGAAGCACAAGTTTTGTTTTATCGATTGAAGTGATTGATGTTGCACCTTCTTCATTAACGTATTCCACACCAAATGTTTATACGATAAATGAAACAATTACGAATTTAGTTCCAACAATTTCCGGTGGAGCAGTTTTGGACTATTCCATCGAACCAACTTTACCAAACGGATTAAGTTTTGATGAAACAACTGGAATTATTTCCGGAACACCGACTGAACTTTCTTCAGCAACTGATTATACAGTTACCGCGACAAATTCTGGCGGAAGCACAAGTTTTATTTTGTCAATTGAAGTGATTGATGTGGCTCCTTCTTCATTAACCTATTCTACACCAAATGTTTATACAATTAATGAAGCGATTTCAAATTTAGTTCCAACGATTTCAGGCGGAGCAGTTTTAAATTATTCCATCGAACCAAGTTTACCAAACGGATTAAGTTTTGATGAATCAACCGGAATAATTTCAGGAACTCCGACTGAACTTTCTTCAGCAACAAATTACACCGTAACCGCAACCAATTCTGGTGGAAGCACGAATTTTATGTTGTCGATTGAAGTGATTGAGCCCTTATCAATCGATGATGCTTTAAAATCAGGTTTTGTACTCTATCCAAACCCGTTTGAGAGTAGTATCAATGTAATTCACTCTTTTGGAAGAGTAAATTATACTTTATATTCTTTAGATGGAAAATTAATACGAAATGGAATTTTAGATTCATCTGAATTAGTGATGCCTGAATTGCCAAACGGAACTTACTTATTACAATTAGAAACGGAAGGTAAAATTCAAAATTTCAAAATTATTAAAAAATAG
- the gcvP gene encoding aminomethyl-transferring glycine dehydrogenase, with protein MKTDAFALRHLGPRESDLNHMFKTIGVESFDQLIYETIPDDIRLKKDLELDPAMTEYEYLNHIQELGKKNKVFKSYIGLGYHPTIIPAVIQRNIFENPGWYTAYTPYQAEIAQGRLEAILNFQTTVIELSGMEIANASLLDEGTSAAEAMALLFDVRSRDQKKNNVNKFFVSEEILPQTLSVLQTRSTPIGVELVVGNHENFDFSSDYFGAILQYPGKFGQVNDYAGFIAKAKANEIKVAVAADILSLVKLTPPGEMGADVVVGTTQRFGIPMGYGGPHAAFFATKEEYKRSMPGRIIGVTIDTNGNRALRMALQTREQHIKREKATSNICTAQVLLAVMAGMYAVFHGPKGLQYIADKVHASAVTLAEALNKLGVYQTNTAFFDTISVKADASKVKAIAEKHEVNFFYVDVETISISINETTSIKDINQIISIFAEAVGKDNEAINQLANESMVPENLVRKSAFLQHEVFNNHHSESQLMRYIKKLERKDLSLNHSMISLGSCTMKLNAAAEMLPLSMANWNSIHPFAPIEQAGGYQIMLKKLEHQLNVVTGFQGTTLQPNSGAQGEYAGLMAIRAYHLSRGDNHRNVCLIPASAHGTNPASAAMAGMEIIVTKTMENGNIDVEDVRAKAIEHAANLSCLMVTYPSTHGVFESAICEITKIIHENGGLVYMDGANMNAQVGLTNPATIGADVCHLNLHKTFAIPHGGGGPGVGPICVNEKLVPFLPTNPIIPTGGSQAITAISAAPYGSALVCLISYGYITMLGAEGLKSATQFAILNANYMKTRLEAHYPILYSGEMGRAAHEMILDCRGFEEKGIKVTDIAKRLMDYGFHAPTVSFPVAGTLMIEPTESEDLAELDRFSDAMISIRKEIETATKEEANNVLRNAPHTLAMVTNDSWVFPYTREQAAFPLDYIAENKFWPTVRRVDEAYGDRNLVCSCAPIEAYM; from the coding sequence ATGAAAACAGATGCATTTGCTTTACGCCATTTAGGTCCACGTGAGAGCGACTTAAATCACATGTTTAAAACAATTGGAGTTGAAAGTTTTGATCAACTTATCTACGAAACTATTCCAGACGACATTCGTCTTAAAAAAGATTTAGAATTAGATCCTGCCATGACCGAATATGAATATTTGAATCATATTCAAGAACTTGGCAAAAAGAATAAAGTTTTCAAATCATACATTGGTTTGGGCTACCATCCTACCATTATTCCGGCAGTAATTCAACGGAATATTTTTGAAAATCCGGGTTGGTACACTGCCTACACGCCTTATCAAGCAGAAATTGCTCAAGGCCGTTTAGAAGCGATTCTGAATTTTCAAACCACCGTTATCGAATTAAGCGGAATGGAAATTGCCAACGCTTCCTTGTTAGACGAAGGAACCTCAGCCGCAGAAGCCATGGCTCTTTTGTTTGACGTTCGTTCTCGCGACCAAAAGAAAAACAACGTAAATAAATTCTTTGTTTCCGAAGAAATTTTACCTCAAACATTATCGGTTCTTCAAACGCGTTCTACACCAATTGGCGTAGAATTAGTAGTTGGAAATCATGAAAATTTTGACTTTTCTTCAGACTATTTTGGAGCGATTTTACAATATCCCGGGAAATTTGGTCAAGTTAACGACTATGCCGGTTTTATTGCAAAAGCAAAAGCAAATGAAATAAAAGTAGCTGTGGCTGCCGATATTTTATCGTTAGTAAAATTAACTCCTCCGGGAGAAATGGGTGCCGATGTAGTGGTGGGAACAACACAACGTTTCGGAATACCGATGGGATACGGCGGACCTCATGCCGCTTTTTTTGCCACCAAAGAAGAATATAAACGCTCCATGCCCGGAAGAATTATTGGTGTAACGATTGACACCAACGGAAATCGTGCGTTACGAATGGCTCTTCAAACCCGCGAACAACACATTAAACGTGAAAAGGCAACTTCCAACATTTGTACTGCTCAAGTTTTATTGGCAGTGATGGCCGGAATGTATGCTGTTTTTCATGGCCCAAAAGGTTTACAATATATTGCTGATAAAGTACACGCTTCGGCAGTTACATTAGCAGAAGCTCTTAACAAATTAGGTGTTTATCAAACCAACACCGCTTTCTTTGACACCATTTCAGTAAAAGCCGATGCTTCTAAAGTAAAAGCAATTGCCGAAAAACACGAAGTGAATTTCTTTTATGTGGATGTCGAAACTATTTCCATTTCAATAAACGAGACCACTTCTATCAAAGATATTAATCAAATTATTTCCATTTTTGCTGAAGCAGTTGGCAAAGATAATGAGGCAATTAATCAATTAGCTAATGAGTCAATGGTTCCTGAAAACTTAGTAAGAAAGTCTGCTTTCTTACAACACGAAGTTTTCAACAACCATCATTCTGAATCGCAATTAATGCGATATATCAAAAAATTAGAACGCAAAGATTTATCGTTAAATCATTCGATGATTTCGTTAGGATCTTGTACGATGAAATTAAACGCTGCTGCCGAAATGTTGCCTTTATCAATGGCAAACTGGAACAGCATTCACCCTTTTGCCCCAATTGAACAAGCAGGAGGTTATCAAATCATGCTTAAAAAATTAGAGCATCAATTAAACGTAGTAACCGGTTTTCAAGGAACAACCTTGCAACCTAACTCCGGTGCTCAAGGCGAATATGCCGGCTTGATGGCTATTAGAGCTTATCATTTATCAAGAGGCGACAACCACAGAAATGTGTGTTTAATACCGGCTTCGGCACACGGAACAAATCCGGCTTCGGCTGCAATGGCAGGAATGGAAATCATCGTAACCAAAACCATGGAAAACGGAAATATCGACGTAGAAGATGTTCGTGCAAAAGCTATTGAACACGCTGCCAATCTTTCCTGTTTAATGGTTACTTATCCATCTACGCACGGCGTTTTTGAAAGTGCAATCTGCGAAATCACAAAAATAATTCATGAAAATGGTGGTTTGGTTTATATGGATGGTGCTAACATGAATGCACAAGTAGGTTTAACCAATCCGGCTACCATTGGTGCAGATGTTTGTCACTTAAACCTACACAAAACATTCGCTATTCCGCATGGAGGTGGTGGTCCGGGTGTTGGTCCAATTTGTGTGAACGAAAAATTAGTACCGTTTTTGCCGACTAACCCAATCATTCCAACAGGAGGAAGTCAGGCCATCACAGCTATTTCTGCTGCTCCTTATGGTTCTGCGTTGGTGTGTTTAATTTCGTATGGCTACATCACGATGTTGGGTGCAGAAGGTTTAAAAAGTGCAACTCAATTTGCTATTTTAAATGCAAACTATATGAAAACCCGTTTAGAAGCACATTATCCAATTTTATATTCCGGAGAAATGGGCAGAGCGGCACACGAAATGATTTTAGATTGCAGAGGTTTTGAAGAAAAAGGCATCAAAGTTACCGACATAGCCAAACGTTTAATGGATTATGGCTTCCATGCTCCAACCGTTTCGTTTCCGGTAGCAGGAACGTTGATGATTGAACCAACAGAATCAGAAGATTTAGCTGAATTAGACCGTTTTTCTGACGCCATGATTTCCATTCGAAAAGAAAT